Genomic DNA from Rhodothermales bacterium:
CGTGATGTGAGGCAGGGCCGCGTCGAACTCTTCGAGAGCCGCAGCAAAGCCCGCAGGATTGTTGCGATGCCCGAACTCCTGGTCGAAGTCGATCAGGTTGACCCAGATGAAGGTCGGCGCCCCGTCCCAGGCGTTCAGTCTGTTCAGGAGAGTGCGGATGCCGATGGGATTGCGCCCTGTCTTGTGCGTCTCGTCAAATCCCGCCCCGGCGAACAGATCGGCCACTTTGCCTATCGAGACCGTGCGCACGCCCAGGTCTTGCAACCGTGCCTGCACCGTGCCTTCGGGCGGCGGCATCGCATAATCCTTGCGCTGGTCGGACAGTCGTGTGAAGTCACCAGGCGTTCCGGTAAACGGCCTCGCAATCACGCGCCCCACCGCATGGTCTGCGATACAAACCTCCTCCCGAGACAGGGCGCACCAGGCATACAGCTGGTCCAGCGAAACCACGTCGGTGTGCGCCGCAATCTGAAAGACCGAGTCCGCCGACGTGTACACAATCGGTGAGCCGGTCTCCAGATGCTCCGCGCCCAGTCGGGCGATGATGTCTGTCCCCGAGGCCACCTCGTTGCCCAGCACCTGCGGGACGCCGGTTGCGCGGCGGAATCGATCCAGCAGGTTTTCCGGAAAGCCGTCGGGATAGGTCGGGAACGGCTTCTCCAGTCGCAGTCCCGCCAGCTCCCAATGACCCGTAGTGGAGTCCTTGCCGGCACTCTGCTCCTCCATGCGTGCCCAGGCCGCCTGAGGATTCGCGTCCGCGGGCATTCCGGGGAGAGGAGCGATGTTGCCCAGGCCGGCCGCCTGCAGATTCGGTAGCTGCGGGGCTGCCGCTTCCAGCACGTGCGCCAACGTGTTGGCACCCTCGTCGCCGTAGGCCGCCGCATCCGGCTGCCAGCCGATGCCTACGCCGTCCAGAACAATCGTGACAAACAGCCCCGGACGGCTCACTCGAGAATGACGCACTCGCCAGTCTCGTA
This window encodes:
- a CDS encoding phosphopentomutase; this encodes MSRPGLFVTIVLDGVGIGWQPDAAAYGDEGANTLAHVLEAAAPQLPNLQAAGLGNIAPLPGMPADANPQAAWARMEEQSAGKDSTTGHWELAGLRLEKPFPTYPDGFPENLLDRFRRATGVPQVLGNEVASGTDIIARLGAEHLETGSPIVYTSADSVFQIAAHTDVVSLDQLYAWCALSREEVCIADHAVGRVIARPFTGTPGDFTRLSDQRKDYAMPPPEGTVQARLQDLGVRTVSIGKVADLFAGAGFDETHKTGRNPIGIRTLLNRLNAWDGAPTFIWVNLIDFDQEFGHRNNPAGFAAALEEFDAALPHITQALPSGAGLFVTADHGNDPTYPGTDHTREYVPVLLWGTRARAMGSRPSFNDHAATVLDWFAHPEPGPGVSMLDD